A stretch of DNA from Senegalia massiliensis:
TGTATAGGTTGTTCCATCTCCTTCTCTCCACATAGGATATGAAGGAAATCCTATATCTGAAAACATTTCACTAGGTATTGCATCTCCTATATCTACAGCAGCCCATAGCCAATTTAATTTTGATAGTTCAATTTTTTCAAGTATTTCATCTGTTTTGTATAATTTATCAAATGAAACATATACTTCTGCTACAGTTCCTTCATGCAATTTTTCAAGCTTCCCCCAATCACTTTGTGGATCATATTCTAAATTTTTCTCTGGATGTATAAAACCTATTGATTCAATTGAATCTAATTGTATGATATCTGAATTAACCTTATTAAATAGAAATTTTGCATTTAACTCTCCTACATCATAAAATCCATCTCCTACTTGCTTTTCAAGTTTTCCTTCTGTACTCATAGTAAAATAATTTTCTTGGGAAGTCCCAACAGAAGAAAGAGATAAATTTGGTCTAGTTACATATATTGTTGATTTTATTGCATCAATATAATTTTCCCTTCTATTAGGATTCCCAGTATTATAAAAAACACTTGTAATTATTCCAGATATTATACTAAAAACCATAAAAATTGCTATAGCAGTAATTGCAATATTAAATCTAGCTTTCCATTTTCCTTTTTTAATAATTTTTTTATAATTTCTTTCTTCTCTTTGAGATTCTTTTCCTTCTATTTCATTAAACTCTTCATTCATATATTCTTGATAAATTTCTAATTTATCTAATTCTTGTTCAATTTTTTTTGACTCTTCATCATTTAATTTACCTTCTTTGTATTTCTTTAATTTATCTTTGAAATCATCTTTCACTTTTTTTACTTCCTTTCATATTTTCTCTTACTGCTTTCCTTGCCCTAAATAACAATACTTTAAAATAGTTCAAATTTATATTCATTATAATTGCTGATTCTTTATATGATAATTCTTTAAAATCACATAA
This window harbors:
- a CDS encoding anti sigma factor C-terminal domain-containing protein gives rise to the protein MKDDFKDKLKKYKEGKLNDEESKKIEQELDKLEIYQEYMNEEFNEIEGKESQREERNYKKIIKKGKWKARFNIAITAIAIFMVFSIISGIITSVFYNTGNPNRRENYIDAIKSTIYVTRPNLSLSSVGTSQENYFTMSTEGKLEKQVGDGFYDVGELNAKFLFNKVNSDIIQLDSIESIGFIHPEKNLEYDPQSDWGKLEKLHEGTVAEVYVSFDKLYKTDEILEKIELSKLNWLWAAVDIGDAIPSEMFSDIGFPSYPMWREGDGTTYTEESDETLFGEQVVSESTSYPSVDPYGSGKSRDKNFLETLEFLNEYKDIAGKVDYTLGKNINSIINHIEENGVKIYGMVITGPTKDILKLKQEDYIKNMRVKDVKLWNLN